A single Endozoicomonas sp. NE40 DNA region contains:
- a CDS encoding AraC family transcriptional regulator, producing the protein MIKPHHLPSQLNTPFIAYSVEHPNGHVNEWHCHNYAQLLYACSGVMVVNVPGNLWVSPPQRAVWVPPRVPHRVTMHGRAEMKSLYIRAEDYPGLPETSCVLSVSPLLRELLVHLSDLPEDLNPDSSIERLLLVTIDQLKRSPSVKLSIPNCGNKRLLPVCQAILQHPHNNETLEQWSDKAHISSRTLSRLFKSELGMSFVQYRQQVRLVEALKRLASGEPVTSVAMNVGFASLSAFNRLFKNYFGTAPGKFFD; encoded by the coding sequence ATGATCAAGCCTCATCATTTACCCTCGCAGTTAAACACGCCCTTCATTGCCTACTCTGTGGAACACCCCAACGGGCATGTGAATGAATGGCATTGCCACAACTACGCCCAGCTGCTCTATGCCTGCAGTGGTGTCATGGTTGTGAATGTGCCTGGCAACCTGTGGGTGAGTCCCCCCCAACGCGCCGTCTGGGTGCCACCACGGGTGCCACACAGGGTGACGATGCATGGGCGGGCAGAGATGAAAAGCCTGTATATCCGGGCTGAAGACTATCCGGGTCTGCCAGAAACAAGCTGTGTTCTGAGCGTATCGCCCTTACTGCGGGAACTGCTTGTGCATCTGTCAGACCTGCCGGAAGACCTGAACCCGGACAGCAGCATCGAACGCCTGCTGCTGGTTACTATTGACCAGTTGAAACGGTCGCCTTCTGTGAAGCTCAGTATTCCCAATTGCGGCAATAAACGACTATTGCCTGTTTGTCAGGCAATTCTGCAACACCCCCATAACAATGAAACACTTGAGCAATGGTCCGACAAGGCACACATCAGCAGTCGTACACTAAGCCGCCTGTTCAAGTCGGAACTGGGCATGTCGTTTGTACAGTACCGGCAACAGGTACGGTTGGTGGAAGCGTTAAAAAGACTGGCCAGCGGCGAACCGGTGACCAGTGTGGCGATGAATGTAGGTTTTGCCAGTCTGAGTGCTTTTAACCGGCTGTTCAAAAACTATTTCGGAACAGCGCCCGGCAAGTTTTTTGACTGA
- a CDS encoding MFS transporter, with translation MDKRKFHFQVMSLGHALDHFFVLIFPTVVLVLQKEWGLSYAELLKYGSLGVLAYGLGSLPSGWLGDRWSQRGMMNVYFYGMGLSAIFSAFAQTPEQLAAGVAAIGLFASVYHPVGTALVFSTAEKTGRAIAMNGVAGNIGLASAAIVTAFISELINWQAAFIIPGVICVLTGVAYSWVSGDVSAIHRKSSRDTEALDRGAMIKLFIGIAVIACLGGLVFQSMTTALPKMVESAFTGSLGQTGMIATTVFLVAATVQIVIGELLDQIPARSLLLVIALGQVIFLILASMASGWWLILVLVCLMFFTFGQIPVNDWLIGHYAADEWRSRFYAMKYTLGLSVATVAYWLIAVVHDNTGEFTLLYLILAAVMSLSVIAAWFMPGTQVQQEALA, from the coding sequence ATGGATAAACGCAAGTTTCATTTCCAGGTGATGAGCCTGGGTCATGCCCTTGACCACTTTTTTGTTTTGATTTTCCCGACTGTTGTTCTGGTGTTGCAGAAAGAATGGGGTCTCAGTTACGCAGAGCTGCTCAAATACGGAAGCCTTGGAGTGTTGGCCTACGGTTTGGGCTCTCTGCCCTCAGGTTGGCTGGGGGATCGCTGGAGCCAGCGCGGCATGATGAACGTCTATTTCTACGGAATGGGGTTGTCTGCCATCTTCAGTGCATTTGCACAAACCCCGGAACAGCTGGCGGCAGGGGTAGCGGCTATTGGTCTGTTTGCCTCTGTTTATCACCCGGTAGGTACTGCCCTGGTGTTCAGTACCGCTGAAAAAACCGGACGAGCCATTGCCATGAACGGGGTTGCAGGGAATATCGGGCTGGCGTCAGCTGCTATTGTCACAGCCTTTATCTCCGAGCTGATTAACTGGCAGGCGGCGTTTATTATTCCCGGTGTCATCTGCGTACTGACCGGGGTCGCCTACTCCTGGGTATCGGGAGATGTGTCTGCCATTCATCGAAAAAGCAGTAGAGACACAGAAGCTCTCGACAGAGGTGCCATGATCAAACTGTTTATTGGTATTGCTGTTATTGCCTGTCTTGGAGGGCTGGTGTTCCAGAGCATGACAACAGCCCTGCCGAAAATGGTGGAGTCTGCCTTTACCGGGTCTCTGGGGCAGACAGGTATGATCGCCACTACTGTCTTCCTGGTGGCTGCTACTGTGCAAATAGTCATTGGTGAGCTGCTTGACCAGATTCCAGCCCGCTCCCTGTTGCTGGTCATTGCACTGGGACAGGTGATATTCCTGATTCTGGCGTCTATGGCTTCTGGCTGGTGGTTGATTCTGGTACTGGTTTGCCTGATGTTTTTTACCTTTGGGCAGATTCCAGTTAATGACTGGCTGATTGGTCATTATGCGGCGGATGAATGGCGTTCACGTTTCTATGCCATGAAGTACACTCTGGGCTTGAGTGTAGCAACCGTAGCGTACTGGTTGATCGCTGTCGTACACGACAATACCGGTGAGTTTACGCTCCTGTATCTGATTCTGGCAGCGGTGATGAGCCTTTCTGTTATTGCAGCATGGTTTATGCCAGGAACACAGGTGCAGCAGGAAGCACTTGCCTGA
- a CDS encoding VWA domain-containing protein yields MNQLTLLAPQWLWLLALIPAWCFLAVYQQQKSRSDLKQFSKHLSLPAVSRRSATMLVTIALLSVSMSRPAWNPQPKGLQDQGRDIIFLLDVSRSMLADDARPNRMEVARTAIRQVVNTSSNDRIGLAAFAGETSIQSPVTRDRVFLNTLLDNIGPGTVATGGTRIGDALMTVLEKMLDSGNSGNPEAADIVLITDGEDLGENPEEAIALMNQLGTRLLIIGLGDTQFGARVPTRDGKDWAMDEGREHWSRLDGTRLRSLAQQADQGIYFPVGTAWLDLPGILDQLRVLWPADSREQGEVLEYTEGYPYLMALAALLLVLSLMQWPVRVSTSAVLPCLLLLAVSASHAQDPVDLHELEQRASDLIEQKLYADAASLYRQVADLADDQPTAVAASYNLATSLIHLANSSYDDFLSPVDFIEEAFFEEAMQSDEYVDPEIYLSEARKVLRDILLTDPEHEPSKRNLEWLALEQYRLHQDIDTVQQQEQQQGDQEEESETEANSESEEGEESLEQEGDESTDSDVDESDSAEFDDMDTMFGDLLEPTPSANAKQILDQARQLEGELQQLDQQRQNTVDRDW; encoded by the coding sequence ATGAATCAATTGACCCTGTTAGCACCCCAGTGGCTCTGGCTGCTGGCACTGATACCGGCATGGTGTTTTCTGGCTGTTTACCAGCAACAGAAAAGCCGCAGCGACCTGAAGCAGTTCAGCAAACATCTTTCCCTGCCAGCGGTCAGTCGTCGCTCGGCGACGATGCTGGTCACCATTGCTTTGCTGTCCGTATCCATGTCCCGCCCGGCCTGGAATCCTCAACCTAAAGGGTTACAGGACCAGGGACGAGACATCATATTTCTGCTGGATGTGTCCCGTTCCATGCTGGCGGATGATGCCCGCCCGAACCGCATGGAAGTTGCCCGTACCGCTATACGACAGGTGGTTAACACCTCATCGAATGACCGGATTGGTCTGGCGGCCTTTGCCGGCGAAACCTCCATCCAGTCTCCGGTGACCCGTGACCGGGTATTCCTGAATACCCTGCTGGATAACATCGGTCCGGGAACCGTGGCAACGGGTGGTACCCGGATTGGCGACGCCCTGATGACAGTGCTTGAAAAAATGCTGGACAGCGGTAACTCCGGTAACCCTGAAGCCGCTGATATTGTCCTGATTACCGATGGTGAAGACCTGGGCGAAAACCCTGAAGAAGCCATTGCGTTAATGAACCAGCTGGGTACACGACTGCTGATTATTGGTCTGGGCGACACTCAGTTTGGTGCCAGGGTTCCAACCCGTGATGGCAAAGACTGGGCAATGGATGAAGGTCGGGAGCACTGGAGTCGACTGGACGGCACTCGTCTCCGATCTCTGGCACAGCAGGCAGACCAGGGCATTTACTTTCCGGTTGGCACTGCCTGGCTCGACCTGCCCGGTATTCTCGACCAGCTGCGAGTACTCTGGCCAGCAGACAGTCGTGAGCAGGGGGAAGTGCTTGAGTACACCGAAGGCTACCCCTACCTGATGGCACTGGCCGCTTTGCTGCTGGTTCTGTCACTGATGCAGTGGCCTGTCAGGGTGTCCACCTCTGCGGTGCTGCCCTGCCTGTTGCTGCTGGCAGTCAGCGCAAGCCACGCCCAGGATCCGGTTGACCTTCATGAACTGGAACAGCGCGCTTCCGACCTGATAGAGCAGAAGCTGTATGCCGACGCTGCCAGCCTGTACCGGCAGGTAGCCGATCTGGCGGATGATCAGCCAACCGCTGTGGCAGCCAGTTACAACCTGGCCACGTCTCTGATTCATCTGGCAAACAGCAGTTACGACGATTTCCTGAGTCCGGTTGATTTCATAGAAGAAGCTTTCTTTGAAGAAGCGATGCAGTCCGACGAGTACGTTGACCCGGAAATCTACCTCAGCGAAGCCAGAAAAGTCCTCCGTGATATTCTGCTGACCGACCCGGAGCATGAGCCCAGCAAGCGTAATCTGGAGTGGCTGGCTCTGGAACAGTATCGCCTGCATCAGGACATTGACACGGTTCAGCAGCAGGAACAGCAACAGGGCGATCAGGAAGAAGAAAGTGAGACTGAAGCCAACTCTGAAAGTGAAGAGGGTGAAGAAAGCCTTGAGCAGGAAGGTGACGAGTCAACAGATTCCGATGTCGATGAAAGTGACAGCGCGGAATTTGACGACATGGACACAATGTTTGGCGATTTACTGGAACCGACCCCGTCTGCCAATGCCAAACAGATTCTGGATCAGGCCCGGCAACTTGAGGGCGAATTACAACAACTGGATCAGCAACGACAGAATACGGTTGATCGGGACTGGTAA